In one window of Thermus aquaticus DNA:
- the queA gene encoding tRNA preQ1(34) S-adenosylmethionine ribosyltransferase-isomerase QueA translates to MAGLEAYDYHLPPELIAQEGVEPRDLARMMVVYREGPFRVAHRRVRDLPEFLRPGDLLVFNESKVIPARLLARKPTGGRVEVLLVRERAPGLWEALLGPARRAPVGTELSFLSPRDWRPVPGLKAEVVGVEADGVRLLQIQGDLLAHLEEVGEVPLPPYIKAQIPLERYQTVYAKRPGSVAAPTAGLHFTPELLERLREMGVELHFLTLHVGPGTFRPVKGDPEKHAMHPEPYEIPEAAALAVNRAKAEGRRVIAVGTTVVRALESAYREGKGVAAGAGETRLFIRPPYAFKVIDGLFTNFHLPRSTLLMLVAAFLGYERTMEAYRLAVEEGYRFYSLGDAMLIL, encoded by the coding sequence ATGGCAGGACTGGAAGCTTACGATTACCACCTTCCTCCCGAGCTCATCGCCCAGGAAGGGGTGGAGCCCCGCGACCTGGCCCGGATGATGGTGGTCTACCGGGAAGGCCCCTTCCGGGTGGCGCACCGGCGGGTGCGGGACCTGCCGGAGTTCCTGCGCCCAGGGGACCTCCTGGTCTTCAACGAGAGCAAGGTGATCCCGGCCCGCCTCCTGGCCAGGAAGCCCACGGGGGGCAGGGTGGAGGTCCTTCTGGTGCGGGAAAGGGCCCCGGGCCTATGGGAGGCCCTCCTGGGCCCCGCCAGGAGGGCCCCGGTGGGGACGGAGCTTTCCTTCCTCTCCCCCAGGGATTGGCGCCCGGTCCCGGGCCTGAAGGCGGAGGTGGTGGGGGTGGAGGCGGACGGGGTGCGCCTCCTCCAGATCCAGGGGGACCTCTTGGCCCACCTGGAGGAGGTGGGGGAGGTCCCCCTTCCCCCCTACATCAAGGCCCAGATTCCCCTGGAGCGCTACCAGACCGTCTACGCCAAGCGCCCGGGCTCCGTGGCCGCCCCCACGGCGGGCCTCCACTTCACCCCGGAGCTTCTGGAAAGACTTCGGGAGATGGGGGTGGAGCTCCACTTCCTGACCCTCCACGTGGGGCCCGGCACCTTCCGGCCGGTGAAGGGGGATCCGGAGAAGCACGCCATGCACCCCGAGCCCTACGAGATCCCCGAGGCCGCCGCCCTTGCGGTGAACCGGGCCAAGGCCGAGGGGAGGCGGGTCATCGCCGTGGGCACCACGGTGGTGCGGGCCCTGGAGAGCGCCTACCGGGAAGGGAAGGGGGTGGCGGCGGGGGCGGGGGAGACCCGGCTCTTCATCCGCCCCCCCTACGCCTTCAAGGTCATAGACGGCCTCTTCACCAACTTCCACCTGCCCAGGTCCACCCTCCTCATGCTGGTGGCGGCCTTTTTGGGCTACGAGCGCACCATGGAGGCCTACCGTCTGGCCGTGGAAGAGGGCTACCGCTTTTATTCCCTGGGCGACGCCATGCTGATCCTCTGA
- a CDS encoding ADP-ribosylglycohydrolase gives MRLRMIVEWTKGSPLRHAWKEGRLVPVGEDRPAPVNYGLIPGLLNPADGEEVDAALLGPPHPLGEAEGEVVGLLHLEDGDHKVLLAPQDSAPDEDVAPLLAWFAPERRPTLLPKEAALDFLQRISMASPRE, from the coding sequence ATGCGCCTCCGGATGATCGTGGAGTGGACCAAGGGAAGCCCCCTCCGGCACGCCTGGAAGGAGGGAAGGCTCGTCCCGGTGGGCGAGGACCGGCCCGCCCCGGTCAACTACGGCCTCATCCCGGGCCTCCTGAACCCTGCCGACGGGGAGGAGGTGGACGCCGCGCTCCTGGGACCTCCCCACCCCCTGGGCGAGGCGGAGGGCGAGGTGGTGGGCCTGCTTCACCTCGAGGACGGCGACCACAAGGTCCTCCTGGCCCCCCAAGATTCCGCCCCGGATGAGGACGTGGCCCCCCTCCTCGCCTGGTTCGCTCCGGAAAGGCGGCCCACCCTCCTTCCCAAGGAGGCCGCCTTGGACTTCCTTCAGAGGATCAGCATGGCGTCGCCCAGGGAATAA
- a CDS encoding NYN domain-containing protein — MELLGHHQDQRVGVFVDTQNLYHSARDYYERNVNFESLLRFAVGGRRLVRATAYVVEKEGDTSAWPFIYKLSTIGYRVRRMYLTVKETGEGGRPIYEGNWDMGIAADMVRLMPYLDVVVLGSGDGDFVEILEVLMERGIRVEVIAFRETTAQRLIDAVDRFVHLPEIPNPFMEPKNPER; from the coding sequence ATGGAGCTTTTGGGCCACCACCAGGACCAGCGGGTGGGGGTGTTCGTGGACACCCAGAACCTCTACCACTCCGCCCGGGACTACTACGAGCGGAACGTCAACTTTGAAAGCCTCCTCCGCTTCGCCGTGGGGGGAAGGCGCCTGGTCCGGGCCACGGCCTACGTGGTGGAGAAGGAGGGGGACACCTCGGCCTGGCCCTTCATCTACAAGCTTTCCACCATCGGCTACCGGGTGCGGCGCATGTACCTGACGGTGAAGGAGACCGGGGAGGGCGGAAGGCCCATCTACGAGGGCAACTGGGACATGGGCATCGCCGCCGACATGGTGCGCCTCATGCCCTACCTGGACGTGGTGGTCCTGGGGAGTGGGGACGGGGACTTTGTGGAGATCCTCGAGGTCCTCATGGAAAGGGGCATCCGGGTGGAGGTCATCGCCTTCCGGGAGACCACGGCTCAGAGGCTTATAGACGCCGTGGACCGCTTCGTCCACCTCCCCGAGATCCCCAACCCCTTCATGGAGCCCAAAAACCCCGAGCGCTAG